From Aedes albopictus strain Foshan chromosome 1, AalbF5, whole genome shotgun sequence, one genomic window encodes:
- the LOC109398209 gene encoding mucin-19-like: MTVFPKRSASFTSAWNNNNQNNQNGQWNNNNQNGQGNQNNQNGQWSNNNQNGQNNQNNQWSNNNQNNQQNNQWNNNNNQNSNNQNNQWSNNNQGSQSSQNNQWSSSNQNSQSSQNNQWNNNNQGSSQNNQWSNQNNQNNQNNQWSNQNNQNNQNNQWNNQNNQNNQNNQWSNQNNQNNQNNQWNQNNQNGQNNQNNQWNNNNQNNQNQNNQNNQNNQWNQNQNNQNQNQNQNNHNNNQSSQSSQSSSSTSSSSSSSSSSSSSSSTSSSSNQTSQSSQNNQNNNNQNNQSSNNNQSNQSSSSNQSGSNQSNQSGGSNQSNQSSQSSSNNQNNQSGSNQNNQSSGNSQSNQSSSNTQSSGSNQSGQSNQSSSSNQNNQSSGSNQSNQSSSNNQSNQSSNNQNNQSSGSNQSSQSNQSSSSNQSSGSNQSNQSSNNNQSNQSSSNQNNQSSGSNQSNQSNQSSSSNQNNQSSGSNQSTQSNSNNQNNQSSSSQNNQSSGSNQSSSSQSNNNQSNQSSSNQNNQSSNNQNNQNNHNQSNQTSTQGSQNNQSNNNNQNSQPSSSNNNQSNQSSSNNQSNQNNQSSGNQNNQSSSNNQNNQSNNSNSESSSNSQSNNNNNQINNQQSNNNNEQTSNQQSNNNSNNSQSNNNNQATTTAQATTTQTTEMPTTLPPTTQATTTVVSELQSSSTEASTTQHTTTQAQTTQASSTEATNTQASTEAQTTQAPVTQVSSSEATTMPASATEAQTTQAPPTPASTEAPTTQAPTTQTPITQAPTTQASSTQTSSTEAPTTQPPSTEGPSSQAPTTAAPFTEASATETSSTQDTTTQAPITETQTTQAQSSEAPASTQDTTSTTQAPATEAPITTQEATVAPATTAEPSTTTQTTTTTTTTTQSTMMISQSMTTSATSTESVTMSPTDTTAAPSQATEDNTNPDQNEVQTTASTTAATTTASSSQHTTAAPASSSSSSSGSSPACTGDGFMGDPNDCQKFYRCVDNGKGGYTKYDFKCSDNTVWDDSIQNCNHAWAVQDSKCGQGMSQGSGAGGPQGSGSGNQGPSGPSNNNQGPSGPSNNNQGPSGPSNNNQGPSGPSNNNQGPSGPSNNNQGPSGPSNNNQGPSGPSNNNQGPNGPSGPNGPDGPNGPSGPNGPDGPNGPNGPGGPSGPNGPDGPNNNNQGPDGPNNNNQGPNGPNNNNQGPDGPNNNNQGPSGPNGPDGPNGPGGPDGPNGPNGPNGPGGQDGPNGPSGPNGPDGPNNNNQGPDGSNGNGQGPSGPDGPNGPNGPSGPNGPSSEGQGPDSATEGPNGQQQSNTTQSTYPPCQQTTTTAAPAVPAGSNGVCEREGFMEHESNCKKFYRCVDNGNGGYTRYEFNCGAGTVWDNDILACNHPDSVNSKCGNGNGGRPEGGSPSGPGNTYLPPEPSSTTEAMSSSSEMATEGQTTASGVDSTSEAQQMTTEGSTAGQEATTAAGQETTAAAGQETTEAPKEETTAAGQESTTAAPAEQTTTAASQETTTSSSQETTAAMMQESTTGQPAESTTQSGETSTTETSEQTTETQAATTLSPEGCNSEGFMPHDKDCKKFYRCVDNGKGGYQKYEFTCAEGTAWDQSIQACNYEYEVPNCGADSPPEPSPEPDSQSTQSPPDSENQMTTTTAAAESTMQVQESTTSAAAQETTTSAAQETTSAAQETTTTAAQETTTTAAQETTAAAAQETTTAAQETTTAAAQETTTAAAQESTTTAAQETTTAAAQETTTAAAQETTTAAAQETTTTAAQETTTAAAQETTTASQTTSAEAMTTTGAPQETTTGGAAESTTTSEEKQETTTQAAEGTTTAQEMTTSQPSSSGECTSEGFMGDPNDCKKFYRCVDNGKGGYTKYDFTCGDGTAWDQELQTCNHANVVEMCGGQSTGNNNQASSSTTASSTTTDSSSSSNPTTSAPPSSTTSSSTTPTNTPSSTSMTSSSSSMPTSSPSMTSSSTAATSNASTTSMPSSTTSPTPVNCTEAGFFPNPDDCTKFYRCVDWDGMGENFSVFHFDCPEGTIWDPSVNTCNHADSVSPPRDCSPRTTMMSSESPATTESMSMTSTEPTTSSVTGEPSATTTNAPDMETTTAGQEATTQAGQETTTSGGGEGTTMGGQETTMQPDQETTTQGSQMTTTGEQMTTQESTEATTQAAAETTTQAAAETTTQAAAETTTAAAAETTTQAAAETTTQAASETTTEAAAETTTQAAAETTEAAQETTTQAATEPAEETTAQPTEGTTQAAQETTTSAMATESQTDSATEPAAMETTTQGTQKPPSSGSGDCPPVDEGQARFVCPTGFRRHPQDCNMFYQCTQKPNSMDYSIVVFSCPNSTVYHEEGIQCNEPAEGDEQCQAPSMRFLRSAMGPQVQVMQLRSTKPLCPAEGHFALDDQKCSSTFVRCMAGEGRSDGTLQPSMYRCPKGYIYWSVSRRCERVAKVPECQNARMQERSELPVEWINIGNRRRSLF; encoded by the exons ATGACTGTGTTTCCGAAGCGATCGGCGAGCTTCACGAGCGCG TGGAACAATAATAATCAGAACAATCAAAACGGTCAATGGAACAACAACAACCAGAACGGTCAAGGTAATCAGAACAATCAGAACGGTCAATGGAGTAACAACAACCAGAACGGTCAAAATAATCAGAATAATCAATGGAGCAATAACAATCAAAACAATCAGCAGAACAATCAATGGAACAACAATAATAATCAGAACAGCAATAACCAGAACAATCAGTGGAGTAATAACAACCAAGGTAGTCAAAGCAGTCAGAATAATCAATGGAGTAGCAGCAATCAGAACAGTCAAAGCAGTCAGAATAATCAGTGGAATAACAACAATCAAGGAAGTAGTCAAAACAACCAATGGAGCAATCAGAACAATCAGAATAATCAGAACAATCAATGGAGCAACCAGAACAATCAGAATAATCAAAACAATCAGTGGAACAACCAGAACAATCAGAATAACCAGAACAATCAATGGAGCAACCAGAACAATCAGAATAACCAGAACAATCAgtggaatcagaataatcagaacGGTCAAAATAATCAGAACAATCAGTGGAACAATAACAATCAGAATAATCAAAATCAGAATAATCAAAACAATCAGAATAATCAGTGGAATCAGAATCAAaacaatcagaatcagaatcagaatcagaataacCACAACAACAATCAGAGCAGTCAAAGCAGTCAATCGAGTAGTAGCACTAGTAGtagtagcagtagcagcagcagcagcagcagtagtagtagTACTAGTAGCAGTAGCAATCAAACCAGCCAGAGTAGTCAAAACaatcaaaacaacaacaatcagaaCAATCAATCCAGCAACAATAATCAGAGCAATCAGTCAAGCAGTAGCAATCAGTCTGGCAGTAATCAGAGCAATCAATCCGGTGGTAGCAATCAAAGCAATCAGAGCAGTCAGTCGAGCAGTAACAATCAGAATAATCAGTCTGGCAGTAACCAGAACAATCAATCCAGTGGAAACAGTCAAAGCAATCAGTCGAGCAGTAACACTCAATCCAGTGGTAGCAATCAAAGTGGTCAGAGCAATCAGTCAAGTAGTAGCAATCAAAACAATCAATCCAGCGGTAGCAACCAGAGCAATCAGTCAAGCAGTAACAATCAGAGTAATCAGTCTAGCAATAATCAGAACAATCAATCCAGTGGTAGCAATCAAAGTAGTCAGAGCAATCAGTCGAGTAGTAGCAATCAATCCAGCGGTAGCAACCAGAGCAATCAGTCGAGCAATAACAATCAGAGTAATCAGTCAAGCAGTAACCAGAACAACCAATCCAGTGGTAGCAATCAAAGTAATCAGAGCAATCAGTCGAGCAGTAGCAATCAAAACAATCAATCCAGTGGTAGCAATCAGAGCACTCAGTCGAACAGTAACAATCAGAACAATCAGTCTAGCAGTAGTCAGAACAATCAATCCAGTGGTAGCAATCAGTCAAGCAGTAGTCAGAGTAATAACAACCAGAGCAATCAGTCTAGCAGCAATCAGAATAACCAGTCAAGTAATAATCAAAACAATCAGAATAATCACAATCAAAGCAATCAGACCAGTACTCAAGGTAGCCAGAACAATCaatccaacaacaacaaccagaATAGCCAACCGAGTAGCAGTAATAACAACCAAAGCAATCAATCCAGCAGCAACAATCAAAGTAATCAGAATAATCAATCGAGCGGTAATCAGAACAATCAGTCGAGCAGCAACAATCAAAACAATCAATCTAACAATAGCAACAGTGAAAGCTCCAGTAATTCACAatcaaataataataacaatcaaATAAACAACCAACAATCCAACAACAACAATGAACAAACAAGTAATCAACAATCCAATAACAACAGCAATAATAGTCAATCCAATAACAACAATCAAGCAACGACCACTGCACAAGCCACTACTACACAAACCACTGAAATGCCAACTACACTACCACCAACAACACAAGCAACGACAACAGTAGTTTCAGAACTACAATCATCATCAACTGAAGCATCAACCACACAACACACTACTACACAAGCACAAACCACACAAGCTTCATCCACCGAAGCTACAAATACACAAGCATCTACAGAAGCACAAACTACACAAGCACCTGTCACACAAGTTTCATCTAGCGAAGCTACCACCATGCCAGCTTCAGCTACAGAAGCACAAACAACACAAGCACCACCAACACCAGCTTCAACCGAAGCTCCAACTACACAAGCACCAACTACACAAACACCAATCACACAAGCACCAACAACTCAAGCATCTAGCACACAAACTTCATCTACCGAAGCTCCTACAACTCAACCTCCATCCACAGAAGGTCCATCCTCACAAGCACCAACCACAGCGGCACCCTTCACAGAAGCTTCAGCAACGGAAACATCATCGACACAAGACACTACAACACAAGCACCCATCACAGAAACACAAACCACACAAGCACAGTCATCGGAAGCACCAGCAAGCACTCAAGACACCACAAGCACCACACAAGCTCCTGCTACAGAAGCACCAATCACAACACAGGAGGCTACAGTCGCTCCAGCAACCACAGCGGAGCCTTCAACCAccacacaaaccactaccacaacaACAACCACCACACAATCCACCATGATGATCTCGCAATCCATGACAACTTCAGCAACCTCGACTGAGTCTGTCACTATGTCTCCCACAGATACCACAGCAGCTCCGTCACAGGCAACCGAAGACAACACCAACCCAGATCAAAACGAAGTTCAAACCACGGCAAGCACTACGGCTGCAACCACTACCGCGTCCAGCTCGCAGCACACAACTGCCGCACCGGCTTCGTCTTCGTCATCGTCATCGGGCAGTTCACCGGCCTGTACCGGCGATGGCTTCATGGGTGATCCGAACGACTGCCAGAAGTTCTACCGCTGCGTGGACAACGGAAAGGGTGGCTATACCAAGTACGACTTCAAGTGTAGCGACAACACGGTTTGGGACGATAGCATTCAGAACTGTAACCATGCGTGGGCAGTACAGGACTCGAAATGCGGACAGGGAATGTCGCAGGGTTCGGGAGCTGGTGGACCACAGGGATCTGGAAGTGGTAACCAAGGTCCGAGTGGTCCCAGCAACAATAACCAAGGTCCAAGTGGTCCCAGCAACAATAACCAAGGTCCGAGTGGTCCCAGCAACAACAACCAAGGTCCAAGTGGTCCCAGCAACAATAACCAAGGTCCGAGTGGTCCCAGCAACAACAACCAAGGTCCGAGTGGTCCCAGCAACAACAACCAAGGTCCGAGTGGTCCCAGCAACAACAACCAAGGTCCCAATGGTCCAAGTGGCCCTAACGGCCCCGATGGTCCCAATGGTCCGAGTGGCCCTAATGGTCCTGATGGTCCAAATGGTCCTAACGGTCCTGGCGGTCCAAGTGGTCCAAATGGCCCAGATGGTCCCAACAATAACAACCAGGGTCCTGATGGCCCCAACAATAACAACCAAGGTCCCAACGGTCCGAACAACAACAACCAAGGTCCCGATGGccccaacaacaacaaccaaGGTCCAAGCGGTCCCAACGGTCCAGACGGTCCCAACGGTCCAGGTGGTCCCGATGGTCCCAACGGTCCAAATGGTCCTAACGGTCCAGGTGGCCAAGATGGTCCTAACGGCCCAAGCGGACCTAACGGTCCCGATGGCCCCAACAATAACAACCAAGGTCCCGACGGCTCTAATGGAAATGGACAAGGTCCTAGCGGCCCAGATGGACCCAACGGACCCAATGGCCCCAGTGGTCCAAATGGTCCCAGCAGTGAAGGACAAGGCCCGGACAGTGCAACTGAAGGACCCAACGGGCAACAGCAGTCCAACACAACGCAGTCAACTTATCCGCCCTGTCAGCAAACCACAACAACCGCTGCACCAGCCGTACCAGCTGGATCGAACGGAGTCTGCGAACGCGAAGGCTTCATGGAGCATGAATCCAACTGCAAGAAATTCTATCGCTGCGTGGATAACGGAAACGGCGGCTACACTCGGTACGAGTTCAACTGCGGAGCTGGCACTGTTTGGGATAATGACATTCTGGCCTGCAACCACCCGGATTCGGTGAACTCCAAGTGCGGCAATGGAAACGGAGGTCGCCCCGAGGGCGGAAGCCCATCTGGACCGGGTAACACTTATCTACCACCGGAGCCATCGAGCACCACTGAAGCAATGTCGTCTTCCTCGGAAATGGCCACTGAAGGTCAGACCACCGCTAGCGGAGTAGACAGCACCAGTGAAGCTCAGCAAATGACTACCGAAGGTTCAACGGCAGGCCAAGAGGCAACAACCGCCGCTGGTCAGgaaactactgctgctgctggccaGGAAACTACCGAAGCTCCAAAAGAAGAAACAACGGCAGCAGGACAAGAGTCTACAACCGCTGCTCCAGCTGAACAAACCACAACTGCAGCTAGCCAAGAAACGACCACATCTTCTAGTCAGGAAACCACAGCAGCTATGATGCAGGAATCCACCACTGGACAACCAGCTGAAAGCACCACTCAATCTGGAGAAACTTCCACCACAGAAACCTCCGAGCAAACTACTGAAACTCAAGCAGCTACCACTCTTTCGCCCGAAGGATGCAACTCCGAAGGATTCATGCCCCACGACAAAGATTGCAAGAAATTCTACCGATGCGTTGACAACGGAAAGGGTGGCTACCAGAAGTACGAATTCACCTGTGCCGAAGGAACTGCTTGGGATCAAAGCATCCAGGCTTGTAACTACGAATACGAAGTTCCCAACTGCGGAGCCGACAGCCCACCGGAACCTTCTCCAGAACCGGACTCGCAGAGCACTCAGTCGCCTCCTGATTCGGAGAATCAAATGACAACAACAACAGCCGCAGCGGAAAGCACTATGCAAGTTCAGGAATCCACCACATCGGCTGCTGCACAGGAGACTACGACATCTGCCGCTCAAGAAACGACATCAGCCGCTCAGGAGACTACAACAACTGCTGCTCAGGAAACTACGACAACTGCTGCTCAGGAGACTACGGCAGCTGCTGCTCAAGAAACGACAACTGCCGCTCAAGAAACTACGACGGCTGCCGCTCAGGAAACCACGACAGCTGCTGCTCAAGAGAGTACGACAACTGCCGCTCAGGAAACTACCACAGCTGCCGCTCAGGAAACTACGACAGCTGCCGCTCAGGAGACTACGACAGCTGCCGCTCAGGAAACTACAACTACTGCAGCTCAAGAAACGACTACCGCAGCCGCGCAGGAAACAACTACAGCAAGTCAAACAACATCAGCCGAGGCAATGACCACAACTGGCGCACCCCAAGAAACTACCACCGGTGGTGCAGCGGAAAGCACCACCACTTCCGAAGAAAAACAGGAAACGACCACTCAGGCCGCCGAAGGTACTACAACCGCTCAGGAAATGACAACCAGTCAACCATCCAGCAGCGGTGAGTGCACTTCGGAAGGATTCATGGGTGACCCGAACGACTGCAAGAAGTTCTACCGATGCGTAGACAATGGAAAGGGTGGCTACACCAAGTACGACTTCACTTGCGGCGATGGAACGGCTTGGGATCAGGAGCTGCAGACATGCAACCACGCAAATGTCGTTGAGATGTGCGGCGGTCAATCGACAGGTAACAACAATCAAGCGTCCTCATCCACTACTGCTTCTTCTACTACCAcagattcatcatcatcatctaacCCTACCACTTCTGCACCTCCCTCTTCTACTACTTCCTCAAGCACCACTCCCACTAACACTCCCTCTTCCACAAGCATGACTTCCTCTTCCTCAAGCATGCCAACCTCCTCACCAAGCATGACAAGTTCTTCTACCGCCGCAACGTCTAACGCTTCCACCACAAGCATGCCATCATCAACAACTAGTCCAACCCCGGTCAACTGTACCGAGGCAGGCTTTTTCCCGAACCCTGATGATTGTACCAAGTTCTACCGGTGCGTCGATTGGGACGGAATGGGTGAAAACTTCTCCGTGTTCCACTTCGACTGCCCGGAGGGTACAATTTGGGATCCCAGTGTAAATACGTGCAACCATGCGGACAGTGTCTCGCCTCCGAGAGATTGCTCCCCTCGAACGACGATGATGTCATCTGAGTCGCCTGCAACCACCGAATCCATGTCAATGACAAGCACAGAACCTACAACCTCCTCTGTTACAGGCGAGCCCAGCGCTACGACAACGAATGCTCCGGACATGGAAACTACCACCGCTGGCCAGGAAGCGACTACGCAAGCAGGCCAGGAAACAACCACTTCGGGAGGTGGTGAAGGTACCACCATGGGTGGACAAGAAACCACGATGCAACCGGATCAAGAAACTACCACTCAAGGATCTCAGATGACTACCACGGGTGAGCAAATGACTACGCAGGAGTCTACTGAAGCTACGACTCAAGCAGCGGCCGAAACAACGACTCAAGCAGCTGCTGAAACAACCACGCAAGCTGCCGCTGAAACTACGACCGCAGCAGCTGCCGAAACTACGACTCAAGCAGCTGCCGAGACTACGACTCAGGCTGCCTCGGAAACAACTACCGAAGCTGCCGCCGAAACTACCACGCAAGCAGCTGCTGAGACTACCGAAGCAGCCCAAGAAACCACCACGCAAGCTGCCACCGAACCAGCGGAAGAAACAACGGCACAGCCTACGGAAGGAACCACTCAGGCAGCGCAGGAAACTACGACCTCAGCAATGGCAACCGAGTCCCAAACCGATTCGGCTACCGAGCCGGCTGCAATGGAAACCACCACCCAAGGCACCCAAAAGCCACCATCGTCCGGTTCAGGAGACTGCCCTCCAGTCGATGAAGGCCAAGCCCGATTCGTCTGCCCAACTGGATTCCGCAGACATCCCCAGGACTGCAACATGTTCTACCAGTGCACGCAAAAACCGAACAGCATGGACTACAGCATAGTGGTGTTCAGCTGCCCGAACTCGACCGTCTACCACGAGGAAGGAATCCAGTGCAACGAACCCGCCGAAGGAGATGAACAGTGTCAGGCGCCTAGCATGCGATTCCTGCGCAGTGCTATGGGCCCACAGGTCCAAGTC ATGCAACTGCGATCGACGAAACCGCTCTGCCCAGCAGAGGGTCACTTCGCGTTGGATGATCAGAAGTGCAGCTCGACGTTCGTGCGCTGCATGGCCGGCGAAGGCCGAAGCGACGGCACTCTGCAACCGAGCATGTACCGCTGTCCGAAGGGCTACATCTACTGGAGCGTCAGCCGGCGCTGCGAACGGGTAGCCAAGGTACCCGAATGTCAGAACGCGCGGATGCAGGAACGATCCGAACTGCCCGTCGAGTGGATCAACATCGGCAACCGACGTAGAAGTTTGTTCTGA